The Gossypium hirsutum isolate 1008001.06 chromosome A03, Gossypium_hirsutum_v2.1, whole genome shotgun sequence genome contains the following window.
ACTTATCTTTTAAAttactttctatttatttaagAGTATCTCAGATCCTTTTTACCCCTATAATATTTGTTTAATTCTAGTCTTGTTTCtttgttcaaaaataaaataaaattctagtcTTGTTTCAGTccgaaaatataaagaaaattcaGGGAAAAAATGAAGACATATTAatcaaagatatatatatatataaaaaggaatttatcactaaaatatgaaataggaggtcatcaatcaaatttaatttcaacaaAGATAGCTTAGCCATCTGGATGATGTAGTTATCTGATCCCCATGTTGGATATATTAGAAAATAGTATACAATATTTGGGCTTAAATTTTATGTGTTGTAGGAGATGTATGGATGGAGTAGAAAGGTACTCTAAGAAGCCATTCCCACCACTCATTCAAATCGAAAAGACCAAAGCAATCACCCCCCCCCAATTATCCATTCCAAAAGAAAACCTCTAAATCTAATTGTTGCACACTCCACCAGTCTTCTTCCTCCACCACCTACTTCCTTTTCTCTACCATATTCCATGGTTACCAACAATTCCCCTGTTTaattctctctctttctctctttacAACCTCTCAACCTACTTAGTTTTATTCTTTTCAGACATGACTCCCTTCTCTTGTTTACCTTGTGCCAGAAGTACCACTTCCCCTGATGCATTCCTTCTTCGTTATCCTCATCTACGTCTTCTGAAATGCCGTCACTACGAACCTCAACTTCCCAAGATAGAGAATCTTATGTTGAGGCCTTTCCAAGTTCCAACTAGGCCTTATCTCCCTATCTTGAGCTTGAGAAACCCTAGGCGCACGCACCCTTGTGCTAATATATCTTCTTTCGCTGAGGCGGAAGGTGGGAAAGAGCAAAACGATGAAGCAATCCATCTTGGAACTCGGCAAGAAGATGCTAAACCCAATGAAGAGTACCTGCCTGGAATGGCTCAAGCCTTTAATATATCTTCCAGAACTGCTTCTGCTATTGCTATATTCATAGCCTTTGCAGCTCTCACTCTTCCGTTTTTTATGAAGTCTTTAGGCCAAGGTGTTGGCGTGAAGACCAAGTTCTTATCATATGCCACACTTTTATTTGGGTTTTACATGGCTTGGAATATTGGAGCGAATGATGTGGCTAATGCCATGGGAACTTCAGTGGGATCAGGTGCATTGACCCTGCGTCAGGCTGTTGTAACGGCGGCCATTTTGGAGTTCTCTGGAGCATTGTTGATGGGAACTCATGTGACCGGTACAATGCAGAATGGGATCCTTGTTGCTAACATGTTCCAGGGGAAGGATACTCTACTTTTTGCTGGATTGCTCTCTTCTCTCGCTTCTGCTGGTACTTGGTTGCAGGTGCTTTTCTTTTGGCCAACTTTGTTctcaatttcatacttttgttTATGTTTTTTGTTGTTTATCTTTGAAGACATTGAATCAATATGGCAACAGCATAAACTATTTGCTAGCAAAGCGAACTATGACCTTAATTGTTAGCCTTATTGGAATGAAATTGGAGGGCATTGATCAATCTGTAAAAGTACTTGCTTGTGTTGCCTCTTGCCCCCATAGCTTTGaacatcaaatttatttatttatttattttttttggggggggggaggaGGAGGAGGGAAGCACTTTTCATTTTCAAGAGCTCTGCAACAATTGACATCGTATATGTCAATTGTATTTTCTTTCCGGTTCGGCTCCTATTAATGTCAATTCATTTGTACTTTTAACAATTATATGGAATCTCTAATTGCTCATACGAATTTGATAGGATAGAGGGGGAGGAAGAGCAATTATATAGAAAATATACTTGAAGATGTTCATAGAAGCAACTTTTTAACTATATGGTTTCTGTTTTGTTTAATGGCCAGGCTTTGAAACAAGTTGTTCAtctatcacttacaagttaattgCATCATCCAGTTTTTGCTTCTAGTAATTTCATAACGTATTACTAATGTATTGCCCAGGTTGCATCTTATTACGGTTGGCCAGTTTCCACCACGCACTGTATAGTAGGATCAATGGTTGGATTTGGGCTCGCATATGGTGGAGCTGGCGCTGTTTTCTGGACGTCTTTGGCAAGGGTAGCATCATCGTGGGTTATCTCACCTGTAATGGGAGCATTGGTGTCATTTCTAGTCTACAAATGCATCCGCAGAGTATGTTCTTTCTCTTTGGAATATAAACCAGCCTAGCTAGCTTCCTAAATTTGCCTGTTTCTTGAAGAAATATTTGTCCAACATCTTATGGTGCTTCATGAGGAGGCTtcaatttcttaaagtttcttgGATCTCCCTTGTTCAGTTGTCCTTACAACGTGTTTTCTGGTTTTCTTAGTTTGTTTACAGTGCACGCAATCCGGGACAAGCAGCGGCTGCAGCGGCGCCGATTGCAGTTTTTCTGGGTGTAACCGGGATTTCTTTTGCAGCCTTTCCATTAAATAAGAGCTTTCCAATAGCTCTTGCTCAGGCTTTGGGTTGTGGAGCAGTTGGGGCAGTCCTAGTTTACAATCTTATCAGAAAACAGCTCGGTCATCTCCTTGAGAAGTCAGCTTCATCACACTCAGAGCCACAAGAGAGTACTACTCAGACTAAAAATCTTGGCCTTCTCTCGGATGTCGCAGGGCCTAAAGGCACCCAACTGGAAATAGTTTATGGGGTCTTTGGATACATGCAGGTATTGTCAGCTTGCTTCATGTCATTCGCCCATGGAGGAAATGATGTCTCAAATGCAATAGGGCCTCTAGCTGGTGCATTATCGATTCTTCAAGGTGGTGCCAGCAGCGCTGAGATCGTTATCCCAAATGATGTTCTTGCATGGGGAGGATTCGGGATTGTTGCAGGGCTTTTGATTTGGGGGTATAGAGTGATAGCAACTATTGGGAAGAAGATCACCGAGCTCACACCAACTAGAGGGTTTGCAGCTGAGTTTGCAGCTGCTTCGGTCGTTCTCTTTGCATCAAAGCTGGCATTGCCGATCTCAGCAACCCATACTTTGGTCGGAGCTGTCATGGGAGTCGGCTTTGCGAGGGGATTAAATAGTGTTCGAGCTGAGACCGTGCGAGAGATCGTGACATCCTGGGCTGTGACAATCCCGGTTGGTGCTTCTCTTGCGGTTCTCTACACATGGATCTTAACCAAACTTTTGTCATTTATTTTATGacaaattatttcacaaaatttaaacaGCTTGCTGTATGGGATTAATTCAAACCAttcaccttttttttctctttcaaacTATTTAATGAATTGTTATGCCTTGTTGAGTTGGTGTGATTTCTTTAAAGTGGAAATcactaaatattttggatgcagATATTGGAGGAAAATTTGTTGGAAACATTTTAAAGGAGCTTCTTCAATTTCAAATAGTTTTCTGTTAGTAATAAAGTCATCAATGCCTTAACGGCAAAAATTTTGAGTACAACCATATTGTTGGGTGTTTAtcacaaaacaaaaaacaaaagaacGAAAATTTGTGTTGAAAGATGAAAAACAGAAGCAAAACTCAGATGTTGAAGGAGAAACAAAAGTTGACTTCTATCTTACatctttgttaaaaaaaaatacatctaTAAAGCTATTATATTGGAAAGGCAATAAATTTTTGCTTAAAAGAAACTTGCACAAAAACGGCTCAATAGTAACCTAGGGACTGTCTAAAGCTACTTAGGTTGACTAAACTTTATCCAGTCAAAAAGTTGTTAGATCAAATACAGGTCGCCTGTTACACAAAAATACTTCATCCGGATAACATCAAGTACATTTGTGTGTTGTATTTCATCCGAGTAACATACAGCAAATTGACCTTTTACAAGTTGCATGCACTTTATCTGCATGACTTGCGCTACATGGTCTGCTCCTTGGCTGCTTCATGTGCTGCATGCAGgccaacttcaacactcctcaTTGGTTTGCATGCTGCATAGTTCTGACTGAACCTTTTACAACCAGCCTTGCTTTGAGTTTCTTCGAGCTACCATTAGCATTTTGCTTGGCTCAAAACACCCTCTTCACTCCAATAACCTTCATGTTTGCTGGTCTCTCAACTAGCTGTCAGGTCTGATTCTTCTTAATCATACTGATTTCATCAACCATAGTCTGTTTCTAACCTTATtgagcttcagcctcttcaaagCAGTTTGGTTCAACTGTAGTCACTTGAGCTTTTTTATAAATCTCAGCTAATGGTCTAGTTCCCgtgactggttcatcatcaatatcCATTTTAGGACCATTTTGATTAGCTTCAGCTTGATCTGTTACAAGATCTTTGGTAGCAGCCTTTGGCTCATTCTTGTCCCAATTCCAGTTTACAACAAAGCTTTTGTCACCCATGATCACTAACACGAGCTTGGATTCACTTGGATCACTGATCAAGCATTCTTTGCCTTTGAATACTATTGAATATCCTTTTTCAAGCAGCTGAGCAATGCTAAGCAAGTTTCTTTCAATATCAAGCACAAACAAGACATTTGTAACAAGTTTGGTACCTGTAGGAGTGTCTATCAGCACATCTCCTTTATCTTCAGCTTTGGTGAAGTGTTCATTTCCAACCTTCACCATTGTTTTGAAACTTCTGTCAATTGATTTAAAAATGCCAGCATTAGAGGTCATATGGTTTGTGCAACCACTGTTTATCAACCATCCCTTTATGGCTTTTCCTTTAGCTACTAAGCAAGAAACTGCAAAAACTTGCTCTTCTTGGTCACTGTCTTCCTCTACCACTTGAGCTTCAGCTCTTGGCTGTTGAGTTTGATTTTGTCTCTTTCTGCAGACTTTTTTAGTATGGCTCATCTTTTTGCAAAATTTGTACTACACATCAGGCTTGAACCAACATACTTCACCCGGATGACTTACCCTTCTGCAGTGTGGGCAGGGTGGATATCTTTTTTCACCATCTGATCTAGGCTTGCTTGACCAGGATTCCTTTCCTTTGTATGCAGAGGAGCTCGAGGCTGGTCTGCTTTTGGCTTGgaaggcaccttcttgatgctcctTCAGTATGCTGGCTctcctttgctcttgagcataaagAGCATTGATCAGCTCTGTCAAAGGTATAGCTGATAGGTCCCTCGAATCTTCCAAAGAAGAAATTTTTGATTCATACTTCTCTAGAAGAGTTGTAATGACCTTTTCAACTATCCTCTTGTCACTAAAATCATCTCCAAGCAATCTTATGTTGTTGACTATGACCATGATTCTGTCAGCATACTGCTTGATGGTTTCAGACTCCTTGATCCTTAGATTCTCGAAGTCCCTTCTCAAGTTTATCAATTGTTGCTGCCTAGTCTTGTCTGACCCCTAAAACTCCTCTTTGAGTTTGTCCCAGGcctactttggagagtcacaaaCCATTATCATTGTGAAAATGACATCTGGAACTCCATTCTGAACGCACGACATGGCCTTGTACTTCTTGGCAATGTCCTCACTATGCTGCCTGATTTGAGCTATGGTCGAATTAGCTCTCAAGGGTGGTGACTATGTGTCATTTAGAATAACATTCCATAGGTCATGTGCCTGCAGATATGTCTTCATTTTCACAGCCCAAATGTTGTAATTTTCACTAGCAAAAACAGGTGATCTTTACAGCAACCAAACAAACCAACAAAAAATAGCTCCTGCTTCTTTTCTTTCAAACACGATTCACTCACAAACAAAGCACAACCAAGGTCCTCAAAGACAAcaggctcttgataccatttgatgggttttttatcataaaacaaaaaacaaaagaactaaaatttgtgttgaaagaagaaaaatagaagcaaaattTAGATGTTGAAGGAGAAACAAAATTTGACTTCTCTTTTACATCTTTGTTaagaaaaaatacatatataaagcTATTACATTGGAAAGGCAATAAATTTTTGCTTAAAAGAAACTTGCACAAAAACACCTCAATAGTAACCTAGGGACTGTCTAAAGCTGCTTAGGTTGACTAAACTTTATCCAGTCAAAAAGTTGTCAGATCAAATACAGGTTGCCTGTTACACAAAAATACTTTATCTGAATAACATCAGGTACATTTGTATGCTGCTGTATTTCATCCGGACAACATATAGCAGCTTGACCTTTTACGAGTTGCATGCACTTCATCCGCATGACTTGCGCTACATGGTCTGCTCCTTAGCTGTTTCATGTGCTGCATGCAGGTTAACTTCAACACTATGTTGGGAACAGCGCCAGAAAACCAACAGCTAAAACGAAGAATATCTTCTGTTTTGTGAAGATTGCTTTTATCTACTGATGGCATCATAATATCTACCACATAGGAATGGTAGTAATATGACTTGGTCTTCATATTCTAATATAAAAAATCTATGTTACTCAAATTCAGTTGTGAGTGTTAAATATGTGTATGTATCTGATTTGGGTTTTTATGTTTTTTCGTGTATTTGAAAGTTATATTTATACTCATATTTGGGTATGTATTTTGATATGGACTCTTTTATTGCAATAggaattttggttttatttatttactatatcattacttattttctctattatattaggtttttatttccttcataaactctaagttaggaattcTATTAGAACTCTTTTCTTTGTTATTAACCATATATAAAAGGCTGTCAATATGAAATAAGGAGATAAACAgttattctataaaaaaaagaaatgttaTTTTGAGAGGGAGTTCAGTCGAGGATGAATCTACCTTTTGAGTAAACATAGGTCAAAGTAAGAATTCTCTCTcgtctagacctgtgactagatcCTACACCAAGATGCATAATAACTTGATATCAAAGCCAACCGTTATGGGTGACGAAAAGACTTTGACAACCAAACTGGAGGCTTTTATGGAACAAATGGCTATAAGGCAACAAGCATTAGAGGAGCAGGTGCGATATTATCTCCTTCGGTCCAAAAGATAGCGAAAGGGGATTCagagaaaaataatgaaaaacagGGCAACAACGAATGCAGGAAAAGGAATTCATACTTGCAACACGGCGGGTGTATGGTGCCACCCCTAAGATGGAATTCCCCACTTATGATGGTGTTGAAGATCCTTTATAGTGGTTGAAAAGATGCAATTTTTTTTTGGCAATTAACGAACTAACGAAGAAGACAAAGTAAGCTTAGCTTCATTCCATCTCTTAGGAGAGGCATAATTGTGGTTTGATCAAATGGAAAAAGATGAGACAAATCTTGATTGGGGGCGCTTCAAAGACTATTGTCATGTAAGGTTTGGGCCACCTATGAATAATAACCCCTTAAGGGAACTTGCCAACTTGAGACAAACCGGGACTATAGAGGAATATCAATGCCAATTTCAATCACTATTGGCTAGGGCTATTGATCTTAAACCTCAACAACAAGTAAACTCTTTACTGTCGGGTTGGTAGAGGAACTTAGAATTGATATTGAGATGCAACAATCGAAAAACCTTGAAGTTGCAATGAATATGGCTCGAACATTAGAACGTAAACAAAATGTCTCTTCCAAACTGTCATCTCAAGCCATCATGAACTGGCCAACTTCCCAAAACACTAGCAAATAATTCAATCATTCCAACAAGAAAGAGCATTGCAAAGGGAGGGGGAC
Protein-coding sequences here:
- the LOC107886543 gene encoding inorganic phosphate transporter 2-1, chloroplastic, with amino-acid sequence MTPFSCLPCARSTTSPDAFLLRYPHLRLLKCRHYEPQLPKIENLMLRPFQVPTRPYLPILSLRNPRRTHPCANISSFAEAEGGKEQNDEAIHLGTRQEDAKPNEEYLPGMAQAFNISSRTASAIAIFIAFAALTLPFFMKSLGQGVGVKTKFLSYATLLFGFYMAWNIGANDVANAMGTSVGSGALTLRQAVVTAAILEFSGALLMGTHVTGTMQNGILVANMFQGKDTLLFAGLLSSLASAGTWLQVASYYGWPVSTTHCIVGSMVGFGLAYGGAGAVFWTSLARVASSWVISPVMGALVSFLVYKCIRRFVYSARNPGQAAAAAAPIAVFLGVTGISFAAFPLNKSFPIALAQALGCGAVGAVLVYNLIRKQLGHLLEKSASSHSEPQESTTQTKNLGLLSDVAGPKGTQLEIVYGVFGYMQVLSACFMSFAHGGNDVSNAIGPLAGALSILQGGASSAEIVIPNDVLAWGGFGIVAGLLIWGYRVIATIGKKITELTPTRGFAAEFAAASVVLFASKLALPISATHTLVGAVMGVGFARGLNSVRAETVREIVTSWAVTIPVGASLAVLYTWILTKLLSFIL